CCCTTCAGTTTCACCGGACGCTTTGCGCGTGCTGGCTCTGAGCGTTATCCAGGCCGACCCGTCCATCCGTCCGCTTTTGGATCGGTTGCTGTGCGACACCTTCATAGTCCAGGATTTGGCCGCAGCCACGGCTTTTTGGAAGTCGCAGCCCGGTCGATTTGTCTTCGTGACCTTGACCGGTGAAGTGCTGGATCGTCATGGGATTTATACCGGGGGCTCCGGGAATTACTCGCAGAAGGCGCCCTCCTCCGCTCTCGGCCGCAAGAACCAGATCGCCGAACTTCAGACTCAGCTTACCCACTTGCACGACAAGATCGCCGAAGCCAGCCGTCGAAAGGGCGCCTTGCAGAGCGAACAAACAGCGTTGCAGGCGGGCCTCCAGCAAGCCCAGGCCGACCTCCGCAAACACGAGGTCGCGATTGCGACGCGCCAAGGCGAATTCAACGCGCTCCAAGTCTCGTTGCGGTCGTTGCACCAGAAGATCGACACCGTAGTGTACGAGATTCAAAGCCTGGCCGCCCAGGACCAGGAGGCGCAGGCCCGCCGCACCGCGCTGTCGGACCAACTCCGAGAACTCGAATCTCGGGACCGCGCCCTGCAAGAACGCCTGAACGGCATCAACTCTGGACTCGATAATTTGCGCCAGCGCCGGGACTCGGCTCACGCCGAGTTGACGGAAACCAAGGTGGCTTTCGCGGCTGAAGAACAATTGTGCGCGTCCCTGCGCCAGCAAGAAGAATCCCTCCAAAACCGCCTCAACGAATTGATCCAGTTGGTGGCCCAGCAGCGCGCGGACGCCGCAGACTTCGTCCAGCGGCGCATTCAGTGCGAGAGCGCGATTGACGATTCACGGAGAAAAATCGAAGCCCTCCAGCGCGAACGCGAAAGCGCGAACGCCCGGCTCGCCGAACTGCAAAGCGAGAAGCAGGCCCAGGAAGAATTCATCGCGACTCAAGAAGAGGATTTGCGCGGACGCCGCCGCCGTCTCACCGAGCTTCAAGAGCAGCGAGGCGCCATGGATGTCGAACTGGCGCAAAAGCGGATGGGCGTCGATAATATTCGCCAGCGCGTTCGCGAGAAATATCAGGTGAACCTGGACGATGTCCGCAGCGAGTGCATCACCATCACGATTGCCGATCAAGGCCCTCCCAAGGTGCAGACGCTGTCTCCAGAAGAAATGGCGGCCAGCGGGGCTTCGACCGACTGGGACGCCGTGGCCGAACAAGTGACGGCGCTCCAGACGCGGCTGGACGAGATGGGCCCCGTGAATCTCGTGGCCATCGAGGAATATGAGGAGACCGAGCAACGCCACCAATTTCTGTCCACGCAATATGACGACTTGGTGAAAGCCAAACAGCAGTTGGTCGATATCATCAACCGGATCAACGCCCAGACCAAACAGATGTTCAGCGACACCTTCAACCAGGTCCGGGAGAATTTCCGCAGTCTGTTCACCGAGGTCTTCGGCGGCGGCAAGGCGGACTTGCAGCTCGTGGATGAAGGCGACGCTCTGGAAAGCGGCATCGAAATCGTGGCGCGGCCTCCGGGAAAACAACTGCAAAGCATTTCGCTTTTGTCTGGCGGAGAACAAACCATGACGGCCGTGGCGCTTTTGTTCGCGATTTATCAGGTGAAACCGAGCCCGTTCTGCGTCCTGGACGAACTGGACGCTCCGCTCGATGAATCCAACATCAACCGGTTCATCCGCGTCTTGCAGCGGTTTCTCGCCCATTCGCAGTTTGTCATCATCACGCACAACAAACGGACGATCGGGATGGCCGACGTGTTGTATGGCGTGACCATGCAGGAGCAGGGCGTGAGCAAAATCGTCAGCGTCAAGTTTCACAAAGCCGCGGAACCGGCCATGGATCATCTGGCCGTGCCGCTGGAGCCGCTGCCGCCGGCGCCAGTGGAAGAGGAGGAAGACCGCCTCCAGCCCACCGCCGAAACCATGGACGTGGTGATGGCAAAGTAGGGTCGCCGACCCGCAAGTCGCGGCTTGATCTTCGAGCGGCGCTTCTTCACGCTGGAACCGTGCTAACGCGCAAACGCTTATTCCCATGGCCACAACCCAAGAACTGGACGAACTGACCCAACACATCCGGAAAGTCCTCCCGGATCAGAAGGCGATGAGCAACTTGCGGACGAATCCGCAAGCCAACGTCGTCGAGTTCACCTGGCACGCCCGGCACTTCGTGGTTCGCCCCACGCTCGATGTGTTCGAGCTCAAAGGACAAACCCTCTTGATTACCGGCGCGTCGATGTTGATTCAGGCCGCGCTCCGCACCAAAGACAAGAATACGAAGGTTGTCGAAGCAGTGATCGAGACTCTCCACGCCGCGGAGGACAATATGCGCGCCAACCAGGACCGTGGTCTGGCGCTTTTGGTGGAGATCAAGAAGAGCTTGTCTAAGCTCGCCGGGAAGTAACCTCAGCGCACGCCGGCGTTGAGGCCGCTTCGGCACGACTTGGAGAGGCAGGCTTGAGCGTCCATCGTTCCATTCGACGCGGTTTGCCGTGATCAGTAACCGTCGCGCCGACCGACTCGCAGGCAAACCCATGGCCTCCGTTTCCCGAGAATTGGTTGTCTGTCACAAAGCCGTCCCAACCTGTGATCTGAACGCCGCACCCTTGCTTGCTCTGCATGATGGGTGATTCATGGGTGATTCTCCCATGAGAAAATGCTGCTTGTCGGACGGTGATTTGAGGTATATTGTCAGCGCGCAGTATGCGAATAACCATCGAAATTGATGCTTCTGAATTGAAGAAAATTCAACAATTGACTGGGCAAAAGAAGAAATCGCCCGCGGTTAGCCGAGCGCTCGCAGATTACCTGCGCATCCAGCAAAAGCAGCGTCTCATCGAGCGGGCGTTGACCGGAGCGACGGACTTTTCGCTGACGAATGAGGAACTGGAAGCCCGCGATCTCTATGAGGCTCATTGATTCCTCGGCCTGGGTGGAATTCCTCCGGCGCAGGGGCGATCCCAACGTCAAGAGCCTCGTGGCCCGACTGCTCCAAGCCGACCACGCTGCCTATACTTGCCCGATTCGATTTGAGTTGCTCAGTGGGGTGAAGCCGGACGAAGAAGACGATCTCGAACAGGCCTTCGCACTCAGCCGCCATGTCGTATTCGAGCCGAGCGACTGGCGTGATGCAGCCTTGCTCGAACGCCAACTTCGAGCGAGAGGATTGACGATTCCCCGGAACGATCTGTTCGTCGCCACGGTGGCCATTCGCACAGGGCTGCCTGTTGTTTGCCGGGATACGCACTTCGACGCCGCCCGAAAGTGCGCCGGTGACAAACTGCAAGTGGAGCAAGTCTGAGCCACCCATCGACGATTCAAAACTTTCATCGGATTCTCACGTCCGGCACGGATGTCGTTGATGCAATCCGGTCCGGCGCCATAGGGCCCAGGGACTGGCCGAGCGGCGTTTATCTCGGACGCATGGAATTTGGTTGCTTAGCGCCTGGCGCGATGCAATCTTCCAGCGTCATGCGCCGAATCCTTTTCCTCCTCGTTTGCGTTGTGGCGTCCCAGACGTCGCTTCTTCAAGGCCAACCCGCCAAGTTGACCATCGATCCCGTTCAACGCCCGATCAAGCTGGGAATCAGCGGCGCGTTGGGCGGCCAGTACGTCCTGGAGCAGAGTTCCAATCCCGGAACGGCCAACAGTTGGGAATTCCTGCTGTCCCTCACGCTCACCGAAAGTTCTCAATCCTGGACCGACGTTAATTCGTCGAGTGCGCCTTATCGCTTTTACCGTCTGCGCGCGTTGGCCAGCCCGTCGGCCGGCGCCGCGAGCGATTTCCGGCTGATCGATCACCAAGGAATGTCGCGCGAACTCAACTATTACTCCACGGCCCGCGTGGT
This genomic window from Verrucomicrobiota bacterium contains:
- a CDS encoding chromosome segregation protein SMC yields the protein MYLKNLTLLGFKSFADKTSLNFLPGVSAIVGPNGCGKSNVSDAIRWVLGEQSAKALRGGEMADVIFNGTDHRKPLGMAEVSLTIGDMDSENLKAAGVDLAYNEVTLTRRVFRDGGSEYFLNKIPCRLKDIQQLFMGTGVGRTSYSIMAQGNITQIISSKPEDRRMVFEEAAGITKFKSQKREALRKLEYTEQNLLRVSDLIREVKRQIGSLQRQAGKARRYKQLMLELQHLDTQLARHQFDLLESEIREKESALEKLRVEIELCSESVLRSEEEISQLRSLLAELEEKIHAAESQGHELKNQADRHEANIHYNEERLRELETQNARTHAEITQGEERRSAVEQEITVVADRLSASRAALNRHREVLRQKQDDLHRIDRELLERQEALRRAQAETFGLAQQLTRARNEITALDLQKQGNVVRLEKLSAEKIQLEEERGRLEARLAEFAATVETEKQNVQVSRGTVEDRQRRLREIQQELNQSGQELDGLLRDQAERRSQLNVLEQLQSDYEGFSAGALAVLKGTQNVLGSLTDKLRVPDNYIMAVEAALGHHLQLALTEQAESAQSILASLTTNKKGRASIAALALSRSQNEPAPSTSASLPLPARHEWGEDAGEGKSHQDGPPLPSALLPSQGREGESPSDPSVSPDALRVLALSVIQADPSIRPLLDRLLCDTFIVQDLAAATAFWKSQPGRFVFVTLTGEVLDRHGIYTGGSGNYSQKAPSSALGRKNQIAELQTQLTHLHDKIAEASRRKGALQSEQTALQAGLQQAQADLRKHEVAIATRQGEFNALQVSLRSLHQKIDTVVYEIQSLAAQDQEAQARRTALSDQLRELESRDRALQERLNGINSGLDNLRQRRDSAHAELTETKVAFAAEEQLCASLRQQEESLQNRLNELIQLVAQQRADAADFVQRRIQCESAIDDSRRKIEALQRERESANARLAELQSEKQAQEEFIATQEEDLRGRRRRLTELQEQRGAMDVELAQKRMGVDNIRQRVREKYQVNLDDVRSECITITIADQGPPKVQTLSPEEMAASGASTDWDAVAEQVTALQTRLDEMGPVNLVAIEEYEETEQRHQFLSTQYDDLVKAKQQLVDIINRINAQTKQMFSDTFNQVRENFRSLFTEVFGGGKADLQLVDEGDALESGIEIVARPPGKQLQSISLLSGGEQTMTAVALLFAIYQVKPSPFCVLDELDAPLDESNINRFIRVLQRFLAHSQFVIITHNKRTIGMADVLYGVTMQEQGVSKIVSVKFHKAAEPAMDHLAVPLEPLPPAPVEEEEDRLQPTAETMDVVMAK
- a CDS encoding PIN domain nuclease, whose amino-acid sequence is MRNWKPAISMRLIDSSAWVEFLRRRGDPNVKSLVARLLQADHAAYTCPIRFELLSGVKPDEEDDLEQAFALSRHVVFEPSDWRDAALLERQLRARGLTIPRNDLFVATVAIRTGLPVVCRDTHFDAARKCAGDKLQVEQV